A window of Caldibacillus debilis DSM 16016 genomic DNA:
TAGCAGGAATTTTGAAGATTGTAAAGGTATTTTTCTTAACAGTTTCGCAATGCCGGCTAAAAGGGAAAGGAAAAGGGAAAGCCGCCTTTTTTCTTGCCCTTTTGCATATTGGACAATTGCTTCATCATTTTTTTCATTTCGTCGAATTGTTTCAAAAGGCGGTTGACTTCCTGAACCGGCCGGCCGCTTCCTTTGGCGATCCGCTTCCTCCGGCTGGAATTGATGATCTCCGGGTTTTCCCTTTCTTCCGGCGTCATCGATTGAATGATCGCTTCCACATGTTTCAGCTGCTTTTCGCTGATTTCCAAATTGTCCAGCCCTTTGATCCTGCCCGCGCCCGGAAGCATTTTCAGCAATTCCTGGAGGGGCCCCATCTTCCGGACCTGGTTCAACTGCTCGAGAAAATCGTTCAGGGTGAAGGACATCGTCCGCATCTTTTTTTCCAATTCTTTGGCCTTCTCTTCGTCCACGGCGGCCTGCGCCTTTTCGATCAAGGTCAGCACGTCGCCCATGCCGAGGATGCGGGAGGCCATCCTTTCCGGATGGAACGGTTCGAGGGCGTCCAGTTTCTCGCCCATGCCGACAAATTTGATCGGCTTGTTTGTCACCGCTCGGATCGACAGGGCGGCCCCGCCGCGGGTATCGCCGTCCAATTTCGTTAAGACGACACCGGTAATCCCCAACTGCCCGCTGAACCGTTCGGCCACGTTAACCGCGTCCTGTCCGGTCATCGCATCGACGACCAGCAAAATCTCGTCCGGGTTCACCGCTTCCTTCATGTTTTTCAATTCGTCCATCAGCCGCTCATCGACATGAAGCCGTCCAGCCGTATCGATGATCACGGTGTCGTAATGCTCTTCTGCGGCCTTTTTCAAGGCTTGTTTGGCGATCTCCACCGGATCGGCATTTTCCTCGGAGGAATAAACCGGAACGCCGAGCTGCTTGCCGAGGGTTTGCAGCTGGCTGACCGCCGCGGGACGATAAATATCCGCCGCGACCAAAAGGGGGGTGCGGTTGTATTTTTTCCGCAACAAATTCGCAAGCTTTCCGGACGTGGTCGTTTTTCCGGCGCCCTGCAAACCGACCATCATGATGACGGTGGGAGGTTTGTCGGATACGGCCAGTTTTTCCGCTTCGCCGCCCATCAACGCCGTCAATTCTTCCTTCACGACTTTAATGACCTGCTGCCCCGGGGTCAGGCTTTTCATGACTTCCTGTCCGACCGCCCGCTCGCTTACCCGCTGGATAAAGTCCTTGACCACCTTCAAGTTGACGTCGGCGTAAAGGAGGGCGAGCCGGACTTCCCGCATCATCGCCTTTACGTCCGCCTCGGTGACTTTCCCCTTTCCCCGGATCTTCTGCAATGTGCTTTGCAGCCGTTCGGCCAATCCTTCAAAAGCCATCGGGTGTCCTCCTATTCCATATTTTCCAGCTGCTCGACCAACCGTTCGATTTCCTTTTTGCTTTCCGCAAGATTTTCCCGCTGCAGCAAATCTTTGATATGGCGGATCAGTTTTTTCCGTTCCCGGAATTTGGCGAACAGCTGAAGTTTTTCCTCATACTGTTCGAGGACGGCTTCCGTCCGTTTGATGTTGTCGTACACCGCCTGCCTGCTGACGGAATATTGTTCGGCGATCTCCCCCAGGGAGAGGTCGTCGATGTAATACAGGGACATGTATTTTTTTTGTTTCGGAGTGAGGAGCGACTGGTAAAAATCAAAAAGAAAATTCATCCTGGTCGTTTTTTCCAACATCTTTGCCCCTCCCCTGTTAAGTGAAAATCCTTTACAAAACAATAGTACATAGGATTTCCGGGAATGTCAAGGCGGATGGGCGGGGAAAAAGGCGTCGGCATCACTTGTTTTCCGATGCGGCGGAGCGGCGGGGCCGGCGGCGGATCCTCCTTCCGGGCATCCTTTTCGGCGGCGAAAACCGCTTGCGCCGAAGGGGGCGAAAGATAGTCCGGCCCCGTTCCGACTTTTCCCGGGATAAATAACCCGGGGGAAGAAACCGCAAAGGCTTGCCTGCGAAAAAAACAGGGGGAAGGATCCGCATTGCCGCAAAGACAAGCTTTTGTTATGCGGCTTGCCCATGAAAAAACAGGGAAAGGATCCCTTCCCTGTTTTTCGGCGCCGGTCCGGCCGGCACAAGGGTGATTCCGTATGGCTTCACGAAGCTTTGTCGGAAAACGTTTATGAAAGCC
This region includes:
- the ffh gene encoding signal recognition particle protein, with amino-acid sequence MAFEGLAERLQSTLQKIRGKGKVTEADVKAMMREVRLALLYADVNLKVVKDFIQRVSERAVGQEVMKSLTPGQQVIKVVKEELTALMGGEAEKLAVSDKPPTVIMMVGLQGAGKTTTSGKLANLLRKKYNRTPLLVAADIYRPAAVSQLQTLGKQLGVPVYSSEENADPVEIAKQALKKAAEEHYDTVIIDTAGRLHVDERLMDELKNMKEAVNPDEILLVVDAMTGQDAVNVAERFSGQLGITGVVLTKLDGDTRGGAALSIRAVTNKPIKFVGMGEKLDALEPFHPERMASRILGMGDVLTLIEKAQAAVDEEKAKELEKKMRTMSFTLNDFLEQLNQVRKMGPLQELLKMLPGAGRIKGLDNLEISEKQLKHVEAIIQSMTPEERENPEIINSSRRKRIAKGSGRPVQEVNRLLKQFDEMKKMMKQLSNMQKGKKKGGFPFSFPF
- a CDS encoding putative DNA-binding protein, which encodes MLEKTTRMNFLFDFYQSLLTPKQKKYMSLYYIDDLSLGEIAEQYSVSRQAVYDNIKRTEAVLEQYEEKLQLFAKFRERKKLIRHIKDLLQRENLAESKKEIERLVEQLENME